One Melanotaenia boesemani isolate fMelBoe1 chromosome 8, fMelBoe1.pri, whole genome shotgun sequence DNA segment encodes these proteins:
- the LOC121644466 gene encoding transcriptional repressor p66 alpha-like isoform X4, whose product MSEEAVRQTRSQKRALEREAAPQSVEHSNADNDCKKPKLDQSEPATGTQTKPKSDLLLAQDVRNRTRSGPEHEKEQEPEQSRLPLSLVLPLASEPVKDEQDRTQKQQTVEPSSDNRTDCNDRASKTKMEPTVDARSRVRQTEPKASSGMLAAGEVKATIKVEVQTEQPVDMSTTRGGIKKEKRPPSPEDDDVIILSDNDSPSPPMNGLSHFKELDTDLLMKSSPAERERIIKQLKEELRLEEAKLVLLKKLRQSQIQRDTLQKPSGLSSSSVPPPLIRGTIASNKGSQQILTGRSSGTVIPPPLVRGGQQVSSKHGSQMIMPPLIRGAQPISVSPQQIQALRQQQQQQMAASGGSGSGPPPPMFGPRTSVPASQRGIVQSGLIRVGSSANTLGSPSTLKGTSSGSGVSVVGINDSPASRQAAAKLALRKQLEKTLLEIPPPKPPAPEFNFLPSAANNEFIYLVGLEEVVQNLLDTIHRGKTGVSLSKPVNRDPFICTQCSTDFTCRWRLDKTKGGAVLCEDCMSSNQKKALKTEHTNRLKAAFVKALQQEQEIEQRIIQQTSSPVSHSTSSSSSSASLLLKPEQLVSQQLKQAHARVSSLHHHQASQGANIVHHHSIKQSSKGHLSHGISSVGVRGIPHSFSSSSQLQSAVAAAALVSRPGVTMAYVNPSLTGHKTSATVDARQREYLLDMIPSRSSISQTANTWK is encoded by the exons ATGTCTGAAGAGGCTGTCCGCCAGACACGCAGCCAGAAGAGGGCGCTGGAGAGGGAGGCTGCTCCACAGTCTGTCGAACACTCCAATGCTGACAATGACTGCAAAAAACCTAAACTGGACCAGTCTGAACCTGCAACAGGGACACAAACTAAACCTAAGTCTGACCTTTTACTGGCACAGGACGTTCGGAACCGGACTAGATCCGGACCAGAACATGAGAAGGAGCAGGAGCCAGAGCAGAGCCGGCTGCCGTTGTCTTTAGTATTACCCCTGGCTTCCGAGCCGGTGAAGGATGAGCAGGATCGAACTCAAAAACAGCAGACTGTTGAACCCAGCTCAGACAATCGGACTGACTGCAATGACAGAGCTAGCAAGACAAAGATGGAGCCGACTGTGGACGCAAGGAGCCGGGTCCGGCAGACAGAGCCAAAGGCATCCAGCGGCATGTTGGCTGCAGGCGAAGTAAAGGCCACTATAAAAGTTGAAGTTCAGACAGAGCAGCCTGTGGACATGAGCACCACCAGAGG AggtataaaaaaagagaagcgTCCTCCGTCCCCCGAAGATGACGATGTCATCATCTTGTCAGATAATGACTCTCCCAGTCCACCAATGAATGGCCTGAGCCACTTTAAAGAGCTAGACACGGACCTGCTAATG AAGAGCAGCCCAGCAGAGAGGGAGCGCATCATTAAGCAGCtgaaggaggagctgagacTGGAAGAGGCCAAGTTGGTCCTGCTGAAGAAACTACGACAGAGCCAAATACAGAGGGACACTCTGCAGAAG cCCTCAGGTTTATCCAGTTCCTCTGTTCCTCCTCCTTTAATTCGAGGAACAATTGCAAGCAATAAAGGCTCTCAGCAG ATTTTGACAGGAAGGAGTTCAGGCACAGTAATTCCACCCCCTCTGGTgagaggagggcagcaggtgtCATCTAAACATGGCTCCCAGATGATCATGCCTCCTTTGATAAGAGGAGCACAG CCCATCTCTGTTTCTCCACAGCAGATCCAGGCTCTTcggcagcagcaacagcagcagatggCTGCAAGTGGAGGCTCAGGGTCAGGACCACCTCCTCCTATGTTTGGCCCAAGGACATCAGTTCCTGCAAGCCAGAGAGGCATTGTCCAATCAGGCCTCATTAGAGTCGGCAGTAGTGCAAACACACTG GGTTCCCCATCGACTTTGAAAGGAACCTCCTCAGGAAGTGGTGTTTCTGTTGTTGGCATTAATGACTCTCCAGCCAGCCGCCAAGCTGCAGCTAAACTCGCCCTGCGCAAACAGCTGGAGAAGACCCTCCTGGAGATCCCACCACCAAAACCACCTGCCCCAGAGTTTAACTTCCTGCCTTCAGCGGCCAATAACGAGTTCATCTACCTGGTGGGACTTGAGGAAGTGGTACAGAATCTCCTAGATACTATCCACAGAG GAAAGACAGGTGTATCACTGTCCAAACCAGTCAATAGAGACCCTTTCATCTGCACCCAGTGCAGTACTGACTTCACTTGCCGCTGGAGGCTGGACAAGACGAAAGGAGGGGCAGTGCTCTGTGAAGACTGCATGTCATCCAATCAGAAAAAGGCACTGAAAACGGAGCATACCAATAGGCTGAAAGCTGCATTTGTCAAAGCACTGCAACAAGAGCAAGAAATAGAGCAACGTATTATTCAGCAAACATCCTCACCGGTCTCTCACAGTACCtcgtcatcctcttcatctgcctCTTTGTTACTGAAGCCAGAGCAGCTGGTGTCTCAGCAGCTGAAGCAGGCTCACGCTAGAGTGTcctccctccaccaccaccaagcCAGTCAGGGAGCCAACATAGTTCATCATCACTCCATCAAGCAG AGCTCAAAGGGCCACCTGTCCCATGGTATCTCATCCGTTGGGGTGAGAGGCATCCCCcactccttctcctcctcctcccagctGCAGAGTGCAGTGGCGGCCGCAGCTTTGGTCAGCCGGCCAG GAGTGACCATGGCCTACGTGAACCCCAGCCTCACGGGTCACAAGACCTCTGCCACCGTGGACGCTCGTCAGAGGGAGTACCTGCTGGACATGATCCCCTCTCGCTCGTCAATTTCGCAGACTGCAAACACATGGAAATAA
- the LOC121644466 gene encoding transcriptional repressor p66 alpha-like isoform X1, giving the protein MSEEAVRQTRSQKRALEREAAPQSVEHSNADNDCKKPKLDQSEPATGTQTKPKSDLLLAQDVRNRTRSGPEHEKEQEPEQSRLPLSLVLPLASEPVKDEQDRTQKQQTVEPSSDNRTDCNDRASKTKMEPTVDARSRVRQTEPKASSGMLAAGEVKATIKVEVQTEQPVDMSTTRGGIKKEKRPPSPEDDDVIILSDNDSPSPPMNGLSHFKELDTDLLMKSSPAERERIIKQLKEELRLEEAKLVLLKKLRQSQIQRDTLQKPSGLSSSSVPPPLIRGTIASNKGSQQILTGRSSGTVIPPPLVRGGQQVSSKHGSQMIMPPLIRGAQPISVSPQQIQALRQQQQQQMAASGGSGSGPPPPMFGPRTSVPASQRGIVQSGLIRVGSSANTLGSPSTLKGTSSGSGVSVVGINDSPASRQAAAKLALRKQLEKTLLEIPPPKPPAPEFNFLPSAANNEFIYLVGLEEVVQNLLDTIHRGKTGVSLSKPVNRDPFICTQCSTDFTCRWRLDKTKGGAVLCEDCMSSNQKKALKTEHTNRLKAAFVKALQQEQEIEQRIIQQTSSPVSHSTSSSSSSASLLLKPEQLVSQQLKQAHARVSSLHHHQASQGANIVHHHSIKQSSKGHLSHGISSVGVRGIPHSFSSSSQLQSAVAAAALVSRPGKHAHVSHRSVQSSKVSSSGIGGGRNISGGSASSTAWKKQSNSNTGVTMAYVNPSLTGHKTSATVDARQREYLLDMIPSRSSISQTANTWK; this is encoded by the exons ATGTCTGAAGAGGCTGTCCGCCAGACACGCAGCCAGAAGAGGGCGCTGGAGAGGGAGGCTGCTCCACAGTCTGTCGAACACTCCAATGCTGACAATGACTGCAAAAAACCTAAACTGGACCAGTCTGAACCTGCAACAGGGACACAAACTAAACCTAAGTCTGACCTTTTACTGGCACAGGACGTTCGGAACCGGACTAGATCCGGACCAGAACATGAGAAGGAGCAGGAGCCAGAGCAGAGCCGGCTGCCGTTGTCTTTAGTATTACCCCTGGCTTCCGAGCCGGTGAAGGATGAGCAGGATCGAACTCAAAAACAGCAGACTGTTGAACCCAGCTCAGACAATCGGACTGACTGCAATGACAGAGCTAGCAAGACAAAGATGGAGCCGACTGTGGACGCAAGGAGCCGGGTCCGGCAGACAGAGCCAAAGGCATCCAGCGGCATGTTGGCTGCAGGCGAAGTAAAGGCCACTATAAAAGTTGAAGTTCAGACAGAGCAGCCTGTGGACATGAGCACCACCAGAGG AggtataaaaaaagagaagcgTCCTCCGTCCCCCGAAGATGACGATGTCATCATCTTGTCAGATAATGACTCTCCCAGTCCACCAATGAATGGCCTGAGCCACTTTAAAGAGCTAGACACGGACCTGCTAATG AAGAGCAGCCCAGCAGAGAGGGAGCGCATCATTAAGCAGCtgaaggaggagctgagacTGGAAGAGGCCAAGTTGGTCCTGCTGAAGAAACTACGACAGAGCCAAATACAGAGGGACACTCTGCAGAAG cCCTCAGGTTTATCCAGTTCCTCTGTTCCTCCTCCTTTAATTCGAGGAACAATTGCAAGCAATAAAGGCTCTCAGCAG ATTTTGACAGGAAGGAGTTCAGGCACAGTAATTCCACCCCCTCTGGTgagaggagggcagcaggtgtCATCTAAACATGGCTCCCAGATGATCATGCCTCCTTTGATAAGAGGAGCACAG CCCATCTCTGTTTCTCCACAGCAGATCCAGGCTCTTcggcagcagcaacagcagcagatggCTGCAAGTGGAGGCTCAGGGTCAGGACCACCTCCTCCTATGTTTGGCCCAAGGACATCAGTTCCTGCAAGCCAGAGAGGCATTGTCCAATCAGGCCTCATTAGAGTCGGCAGTAGTGCAAACACACTG GGTTCCCCATCGACTTTGAAAGGAACCTCCTCAGGAAGTGGTGTTTCTGTTGTTGGCATTAATGACTCTCCAGCCAGCCGCCAAGCTGCAGCTAAACTCGCCCTGCGCAAACAGCTGGAGAAGACCCTCCTGGAGATCCCACCACCAAAACCACCTGCCCCAGAGTTTAACTTCCTGCCTTCAGCGGCCAATAACGAGTTCATCTACCTGGTGGGACTTGAGGAAGTGGTACAGAATCTCCTAGATACTATCCACAGAG GAAAGACAGGTGTATCACTGTCCAAACCAGTCAATAGAGACCCTTTCATCTGCACCCAGTGCAGTACTGACTTCACTTGCCGCTGGAGGCTGGACAAGACGAAAGGAGGGGCAGTGCTCTGTGAAGACTGCATGTCATCCAATCAGAAAAAGGCACTGAAAACGGAGCATACCAATAGGCTGAAAGCTGCATTTGTCAAAGCACTGCAACAAGAGCAAGAAATAGAGCAACGTATTATTCAGCAAACATCCTCACCGGTCTCTCACAGTACCtcgtcatcctcttcatctgcctCTTTGTTACTGAAGCCAGAGCAGCTGGTGTCTCAGCAGCTGAAGCAGGCTCACGCTAGAGTGTcctccctccaccaccaccaagcCAGTCAGGGAGCCAACATAGTTCATCATCACTCCATCAAGCAG AGCTCAAAGGGCCACCTGTCCCATGGTATCTCATCCGTTGGGGTGAGAGGCATCCCCcactccttctcctcctcctcccagctGCAGAGTGCAGTGGCGGCCGCAGCTTTGGTCAGCCGGCCAGGTAAGCATGCTCATGTTTCCCACCGCTCTGTCCAGAGTTCAAAGGTGAGCAGCAGTGGGATCGGCGGCGGCAGGAATATCAGCGGAGGTAGTGCCTCATCCACTGCATGGAAGAAGCAGAGCAACAGCAATACAG GAGTGACCATGGCCTACGTGAACCCCAGCCTCACGGGTCACAAGACCTCTGCCACCGTGGACGCTCGTCAGAGGGAGTACCTGCTGGACATGATCCCCTCTCGCTCGTCAATTTCGCAGACTGCAAACACATGGAAATAA
- the LOC121644466 gene encoding transcriptional repressor p66 alpha-like isoform X2: MSEEAVRQTRSQKRALEREAAPQSVEHSNADNDCKKPKLDQSEPATGTQTKPKSDLLLAQDVRNRTRSGPEHEKEQEPEQSRLPLSLVLPLASEPVKDEQDRTQKQQTVEPSSDNRTDCNDRASKTKMEPTVDARSRVRQTEPKASSGMLAAGEVKATIKVEVQTEQPVDMSTTRGGIKKEKRPPSPEDDDVIILSDNDSPSPPMNGLSHFKELDTDLLMKSSPAERERIIKQLKEELRLEEAKLVLLKKLRQSQIQRDTLQKPSGLSSSSVPPPLIRGTIASNKGSQQILTGRSSGTVIPPPLVRGGQQVSSKHGSQMIMPPLIRGAQQIQALRQQQQQQMAASGGSGSGPPPPMFGPRTSVPASQRGIVQSGLIRVGSSANTLGSPSTLKGTSSGSGVSVVGINDSPASRQAAAKLALRKQLEKTLLEIPPPKPPAPEFNFLPSAANNEFIYLVGLEEVVQNLLDTIHRGKTGVSLSKPVNRDPFICTQCSTDFTCRWRLDKTKGGAVLCEDCMSSNQKKALKTEHTNRLKAAFVKALQQEQEIEQRIIQQTSSPVSHSTSSSSSSASLLLKPEQLVSQQLKQAHARVSSLHHHQASQGANIVHHHSIKQSSKGHLSHGISSVGVRGIPHSFSSSSQLQSAVAAAALVSRPGKHAHVSHRSVQSSKVSSSGIGGGRNISGGSASSTAWKKQSNSNTGVTMAYVNPSLTGHKTSATVDARQREYLLDMIPSRSSISQTANTWK, encoded by the exons ATGTCTGAAGAGGCTGTCCGCCAGACACGCAGCCAGAAGAGGGCGCTGGAGAGGGAGGCTGCTCCACAGTCTGTCGAACACTCCAATGCTGACAATGACTGCAAAAAACCTAAACTGGACCAGTCTGAACCTGCAACAGGGACACAAACTAAACCTAAGTCTGACCTTTTACTGGCACAGGACGTTCGGAACCGGACTAGATCCGGACCAGAACATGAGAAGGAGCAGGAGCCAGAGCAGAGCCGGCTGCCGTTGTCTTTAGTATTACCCCTGGCTTCCGAGCCGGTGAAGGATGAGCAGGATCGAACTCAAAAACAGCAGACTGTTGAACCCAGCTCAGACAATCGGACTGACTGCAATGACAGAGCTAGCAAGACAAAGATGGAGCCGACTGTGGACGCAAGGAGCCGGGTCCGGCAGACAGAGCCAAAGGCATCCAGCGGCATGTTGGCTGCAGGCGAAGTAAAGGCCACTATAAAAGTTGAAGTTCAGACAGAGCAGCCTGTGGACATGAGCACCACCAGAGG AggtataaaaaaagagaagcgTCCTCCGTCCCCCGAAGATGACGATGTCATCATCTTGTCAGATAATGACTCTCCCAGTCCACCAATGAATGGCCTGAGCCACTTTAAAGAGCTAGACACGGACCTGCTAATG AAGAGCAGCCCAGCAGAGAGGGAGCGCATCATTAAGCAGCtgaaggaggagctgagacTGGAAGAGGCCAAGTTGGTCCTGCTGAAGAAACTACGACAGAGCCAAATACAGAGGGACACTCTGCAGAAG cCCTCAGGTTTATCCAGTTCCTCTGTTCCTCCTCCTTTAATTCGAGGAACAATTGCAAGCAATAAAGGCTCTCAGCAG ATTTTGACAGGAAGGAGTTCAGGCACAGTAATTCCACCCCCTCTGGTgagaggagggcagcaggtgtCATCTAAACATGGCTCCCAGATGATCATGCCTCCTTTGATAAGAGGAGCACAG CAGATCCAGGCTCTTcggcagcagcaacagcagcagatggCTGCAAGTGGAGGCTCAGGGTCAGGACCACCTCCTCCTATGTTTGGCCCAAGGACATCAGTTCCTGCAAGCCAGAGAGGCATTGTCCAATCAGGCCTCATTAGAGTCGGCAGTAGTGCAAACACACTG GGTTCCCCATCGACTTTGAAAGGAACCTCCTCAGGAAGTGGTGTTTCTGTTGTTGGCATTAATGACTCTCCAGCCAGCCGCCAAGCTGCAGCTAAACTCGCCCTGCGCAAACAGCTGGAGAAGACCCTCCTGGAGATCCCACCACCAAAACCACCTGCCCCAGAGTTTAACTTCCTGCCTTCAGCGGCCAATAACGAGTTCATCTACCTGGTGGGACTTGAGGAAGTGGTACAGAATCTCCTAGATACTATCCACAGAG GAAAGACAGGTGTATCACTGTCCAAACCAGTCAATAGAGACCCTTTCATCTGCACCCAGTGCAGTACTGACTTCACTTGCCGCTGGAGGCTGGACAAGACGAAAGGAGGGGCAGTGCTCTGTGAAGACTGCATGTCATCCAATCAGAAAAAGGCACTGAAAACGGAGCATACCAATAGGCTGAAAGCTGCATTTGTCAAAGCACTGCAACAAGAGCAAGAAATAGAGCAACGTATTATTCAGCAAACATCCTCACCGGTCTCTCACAGTACCtcgtcatcctcttcatctgcctCTTTGTTACTGAAGCCAGAGCAGCTGGTGTCTCAGCAGCTGAAGCAGGCTCACGCTAGAGTGTcctccctccaccaccaccaagcCAGTCAGGGAGCCAACATAGTTCATCATCACTCCATCAAGCAG AGCTCAAAGGGCCACCTGTCCCATGGTATCTCATCCGTTGGGGTGAGAGGCATCCCCcactccttctcctcctcctcccagctGCAGAGTGCAGTGGCGGCCGCAGCTTTGGTCAGCCGGCCAGGTAAGCATGCTCATGTTTCCCACCGCTCTGTCCAGAGTTCAAAGGTGAGCAGCAGTGGGATCGGCGGCGGCAGGAATATCAGCGGAGGTAGTGCCTCATCCACTGCATGGAAGAAGCAGAGCAACAGCAATACAG GAGTGACCATGGCCTACGTGAACCCCAGCCTCACGGGTCACAAGACCTCTGCCACCGTGGACGCTCGTCAGAGGGAGTACCTGCTGGACATGATCCCCTCTCGCTCGTCAATTTCGCAGACTGCAAACACATGGAAATAA
- the LOC121644466 gene encoding transcriptional repressor p66 alpha-like isoform X3, with protein sequence MSEEAVRQTRSQKRALEREAAPQSVEHSNADNDCKKPKLDQSEPATGTQTKPKSDLLLAQDVRNRTRSGPEHEKEQEPEQSRLPLSLVLPLASEPVKDEQDRTQKQQTVEPSSDNRTDCNDRASKTKMEPTVDARSRVRQTEPKASSGMLAAGEVKATIKVEVQTEQPVDMSTTRGGIKKEKRPPSPEDDDVIILSDNDSPSPPMNGLSHFKELDTDLLMKSSPAERERIIKQLKEELRLEEAKLVLLKKLRQSQIQRDTLQKPSGLSSSSVPPPLIRGTIASNKGSQQILTGRSSGTVIPPPLVRGGQQVSSKHGSQMIMPPLIRGAQIQALRQQQQQQMAASGGSGSGPPPPMFGPRTSVPASQRGIVQSGLIRVGSSANTLGSPSTLKGTSSGSGVSVVGINDSPASRQAAAKLALRKQLEKTLLEIPPPKPPAPEFNFLPSAANNEFIYLVGLEEVVQNLLDTIHRGKTGVSLSKPVNRDPFICTQCSTDFTCRWRLDKTKGGAVLCEDCMSSNQKKALKTEHTNRLKAAFVKALQQEQEIEQRIIQQTSSPVSHSTSSSSSSASLLLKPEQLVSQQLKQAHARVSSLHHHQASQGANIVHHHSIKQSSKGHLSHGISSVGVRGIPHSFSSSSQLQSAVAAAALVSRPGKHAHVSHRSVQSSKVSSSGIGGGRNISGGSASSTAWKKQSNSNTGVTMAYVNPSLTGHKTSATVDARQREYLLDMIPSRSSISQTANTWK encoded by the exons ATGTCTGAAGAGGCTGTCCGCCAGACACGCAGCCAGAAGAGGGCGCTGGAGAGGGAGGCTGCTCCACAGTCTGTCGAACACTCCAATGCTGACAATGACTGCAAAAAACCTAAACTGGACCAGTCTGAACCTGCAACAGGGACACAAACTAAACCTAAGTCTGACCTTTTACTGGCACAGGACGTTCGGAACCGGACTAGATCCGGACCAGAACATGAGAAGGAGCAGGAGCCAGAGCAGAGCCGGCTGCCGTTGTCTTTAGTATTACCCCTGGCTTCCGAGCCGGTGAAGGATGAGCAGGATCGAACTCAAAAACAGCAGACTGTTGAACCCAGCTCAGACAATCGGACTGACTGCAATGACAGAGCTAGCAAGACAAAGATGGAGCCGACTGTGGACGCAAGGAGCCGGGTCCGGCAGACAGAGCCAAAGGCATCCAGCGGCATGTTGGCTGCAGGCGAAGTAAAGGCCACTATAAAAGTTGAAGTTCAGACAGAGCAGCCTGTGGACATGAGCACCACCAGAGG AggtataaaaaaagagaagcgTCCTCCGTCCCCCGAAGATGACGATGTCATCATCTTGTCAGATAATGACTCTCCCAGTCCACCAATGAATGGCCTGAGCCACTTTAAAGAGCTAGACACGGACCTGCTAATG AAGAGCAGCCCAGCAGAGAGGGAGCGCATCATTAAGCAGCtgaaggaggagctgagacTGGAAGAGGCCAAGTTGGTCCTGCTGAAGAAACTACGACAGAGCCAAATACAGAGGGACACTCTGCAGAAG cCCTCAGGTTTATCCAGTTCCTCTGTTCCTCCTCCTTTAATTCGAGGAACAATTGCAAGCAATAAAGGCTCTCAGCAG ATTTTGACAGGAAGGAGTTCAGGCACAGTAATTCCACCCCCTCTGGTgagaggagggcagcaggtgtCATCTAAACATGGCTCCCAGATGATCATGCCTCCTTTGATAAGAGGAGCACAG ATCCAGGCTCTTcggcagcagcaacagcagcagatggCTGCAAGTGGAGGCTCAGGGTCAGGACCACCTCCTCCTATGTTTGGCCCAAGGACATCAGTTCCTGCAAGCCAGAGAGGCATTGTCCAATCAGGCCTCATTAGAGTCGGCAGTAGTGCAAACACACTG GGTTCCCCATCGACTTTGAAAGGAACCTCCTCAGGAAGTGGTGTTTCTGTTGTTGGCATTAATGACTCTCCAGCCAGCCGCCAAGCTGCAGCTAAACTCGCCCTGCGCAAACAGCTGGAGAAGACCCTCCTGGAGATCCCACCACCAAAACCACCTGCCCCAGAGTTTAACTTCCTGCCTTCAGCGGCCAATAACGAGTTCATCTACCTGGTGGGACTTGAGGAAGTGGTACAGAATCTCCTAGATACTATCCACAGAG GAAAGACAGGTGTATCACTGTCCAAACCAGTCAATAGAGACCCTTTCATCTGCACCCAGTGCAGTACTGACTTCACTTGCCGCTGGAGGCTGGACAAGACGAAAGGAGGGGCAGTGCTCTGTGAAGACTGCATGTCATCCAATCAGAAAAAGGCACTGAAAACGGAGCATACCAATAGGCTGAAAGCTGCATTTGTCAAAGCACTGCAACAAGAGCAAGAAATAGAGCAACGTATTATTCAGCAAACATCCTCACCGGTCTCTCACAGTACCtcgtcatcctcttcatctgcctCTTTGTTACTGAAGCCAGAGCAGCTGGTGTCTCAGCAGCTGAAGCAGGCTCACGCTAGAGTGTcctccctccaccaccaccaagcCAGTCAGGGAGCCAACATAGTTCATCATCACTCCATCAAGCAG AGCTCAAAGGGCCACCTGTCCCATGGTATCTCATCCGTTGGGGTGAGAGGCATCCCCcactccttctcctcctcctcccagctGCAGAGTGCAGTGGCGGCCGCAGCTTTGGTCAGCCGGCCAGGTAAGCATGCTCATGTTTCCCACCGCTCTGTCCAGAGTTCAAAGGTGAGCAGCAGTGGGATCGGCGGCGGCAGGAATATCAGCGGAGGTAGTGCCTCATCCACTGCATGGAAGAAGCAGAGCAACAGCAATACAG GAGTGACCATGGCCTACGTGAACCCCAGCCTCACGGGTCACAAGACCTCTGCCACCGTGGACGCTCGTCAGAGGGAGTACCTGCTGGACATGATCCCCTCTCGCTCGTCAATTTCGCAGACTGCAAACACATGGAAATAA